A genomic region of Bernardetia sp. ABR2-2B contains the following coding sequences:
- the rpmF gene encoding 50S ribosomal protein L32 — translation MAHPKSRISKTRRDKRRTHHKCESKAISICPNTGEAHLQHRAYYHEGNLYLKGKMIAEFAKEVVVDEDED, via the coding sequence ATGGCACATCCTAAAAGTCGAATTTCCAAAACACGCCGTGATAAGCGTCGTACACACCACAAATGTGAGTCTAAAGCGATTTCTATCTGTCCAAATACAGGTGAAGCGCATTTACAACACCGTGCTTATTATCACGAAGGCAATCTTTATCTTAAAGGTAAAATGATTGCAGAATTTGCAAAAGAAGTAGTAGTAGATGAAGACGAAGACTAA
- a CDS encoding 7TM diverse intracellular signaling domain-containing protein, with the protein MSRKTPFVFSVCLLLFFVSLKIDAQTVLDVAETTTLDLSKNRLFYEDKTGKLTFEEIQNSKFDKEFRTSDKDILNYGFTTSTIWLKVKLKNSNLQQDEYLALVNSPMLDEVDFYFQKSNQNEYSVYKTGDRQPFIERLINNRNFLYPLNFSDTTIRTLYLRVANKTPLQVPFEIITKSDYQVKANKDELGYGLFYGILCIMIAYNFFVFLSLKDLNYLYYIITIFGSLTVFFSLSGHQGQYLFPQNPLFANQFVPFGSSLIMIGLSLFTIYFNDVRKYSLVFYRLLLSFTLAGCFVLIFIFLKSYWYGKIGFFTNIVGLFELIIVLLASIYCFKRGQKSARFFILAFSLYVCGLVTLIFKNLGILPVNFLTANAGEIGASLEVLFLSFALSDRYNLYRKQKEATQKELITVEKEAKETLELKVQKRTSQLQKVNKELTTLNEETHQQSEEIMAQRDALSKTMSDLEETVKELNKQKTDIISSINYAKTIQTAMLPLEECIAHSLDNFFIFNKPRDIVSGDFYFFEDKGTHIIFAVLDCTGHGVPGAFMSMIGHEILSDAINVKKIYSPDLILEELHKGIRNTLQQEQTANRDGMDAVIVSIKKNDIESTDSKFEYLEYAGAMNPFYYIQKHLDKNKDQTPICQSIKATKRALGGKQKENEIRKFEKHRVELEGYQTKFWLCTDGFQDQFGGEKNRKFMVKSFRELLFSMHNKDTKEQHKMVRTTFRNWKGFNNQVDDVLVIGVEI; encoded by the coding sequence ATGTCAAGAAAAACTCCCTTTGTCTTTTCTGTATGTCTCTTACTCTTTTTTGTAAGCCTGAAAATTGATGCTCAAACTGTATTAGATGTAGCCGAAACAACTACTTTAGATTTAAGCAAAAATAGATTATTTTACGAAGATAAAACAGGAAAGCTCACTTTTGAAGAAATACAAAATTCAAAATTTGATAAAGAATTTCGAACTTCTGATAAAGACATTCTAAACTATGGCTTTACAACTTCGACGATTTGGCTAAAAGTAAAATTAAAGAATTCTAACCTACAACAAGATGAGTATTTAGCCTTAGTAAATTCTCCTATGCTAGATGAAGTTGATTTTTATTTTCAAAAATCAAATCAAAATGAGTATTCAGTATATAAAACTGGAGATAGACAGCCTTTTATAGAGCGATTAATTAATAATAGAAATTTTTTATATCCACTTAATTTTAGTGATACCACTATACGCACTTTATATCTAAGAGTTGCTAACAAAACGCCTTTACAAGTTCCTTTTGAGATTATTACAAAATCAGATTATCAAGTAAAAGCCAATAAAGATGAACTAGGTTACGGTCTTTTTTATGGTATATTGTGTATTATGATAGCCTATAATTTCTTTGTTTTCTTATCTCTAAAAGACTTAAATTATCTCTATTATATCATTACCATTTTTGGCTCTCTTACTGTATTTTTTTCTTTATCAGGGCATCAAGGTCAATATTTATTTCCCCAAAATCCATTATTTGCGAATCAATTTGTACCATTTGGTTCAAGTCTTATAATGATAGGTTTGTCGCTTTTTACTATTTATTTTAATGATGTCCGAAAGTATAGTTTAGTATTTTATCGTTTACTTTTATCTTTTACTCTTGCGGGTTGTTTTGTTCTAATATTTATTTTTCTAAAATCCTATTGGTATGGAAAGATTGGTTTTTTTACAAATATTGTAGGTTTATTTGAGCTAATTATTGTTTTATTGGCAAGTATTTATTGTTTTAAGAGAGGTCAAAAATCAGCTCGTTTTTTTATCTTAGCGTTTTCTCTTTATGTGTGTGGGCTTGTAACCTTAATCTTCAAAAACTTAGGTATTCTTCCAGTTAATTTCTTGACAGCCAATGCTGGTGAAATAGGAGCTAGTTTAGAGGTATTATTCCTTTCTTTTGCTCTAAGTGATAGATATAATTTGTACAGAAAACAAAAAGAAGCTACTCAAAAAGAACTAATAACCGTAGAAAAAGAAGCAAAAGAAACCTTAGAACTAAAAGTGCAGAAAAGAACTTCGCAGCTACAAAAAGTAAATAAAGAACTTACAACTCTAAATGAGGAAACGCATCAACAGAGCGAAGAAATTATGGCGCAAAGAGATGCTCTCTCAAAGACTATGTCTGACTTGGAGGAAACAGTTAAGGAGTTGAACAAACAAAAAACGGATATTATTTCAAGTATTAATTATGCCAAAACGATTCAGACAGCGATGCTTCCTTTAGAAGAGTGCATTGCTCATTCTTTAGATAATTTTTTTATTTTCAATAAACCTCGTGATATTGTAAGTGGCGATTTTTATTTCTTTGAGGATAAAGGAACACATATTATTTTTGCTGTTTTAGATTGTACAGGACATGGTGTTCCGGGGGCATTTATGTCAATGATTGGACACGAGATTCTTAGTGATGCAATTAATGTAAAAAAGATTTATTCTCCAGATTTGATTTTAGAAGAGTTGCATAAAGGAATTCGAAATACATTACAACAAGAACAAACTGCAAATCGTGATGGAATGGATGCTGTTATTGTTTCTATCAAAAAAAATGATATAGAAAGTACAGATTCAAAATTTGAATACTTGGAATATGCTGGTGCAATGAATCCTTTCTATTATATACAAAAGCATTTAGATAAAAATAAAGACCAAACTCCTATCTGTCAATCTATAAAAGCCACAAAAAGAGCATTAGGAGGAAAACAAAAAGAGAACGAAATAAGAAAGTTTGAAAAACATAGAGTCGAATTAGAAGGCTATCAAACTAAATTTTGGCTTTGTACAGATGGTTTTCAAGACCAGTTTGGAGGAGAAAAGAATAGAAAATTTATGGTAAAAAGTTTTAGAGAACTATTATTTTCTATGCACAACAAAGATACTAAGGAACAACATAAAATGGTAAGAACAACATTTCGAAACTGGAAAGGGTTCAATAACCAAGTGGATGATGTACTCGTAATTGGTGTAGAAATTTAA
- a CDS encoding histone deacetylase, with translation MLKIAFSPIYAHPLPEKHRFPMLKYELLPEQLIYEGTATKENFFEPVPISEEKILRAHTLEYWNKLKTLSLTKKEERKTGFPLSAKLIEREITIAGGTIQNTEFALKYGVSLNIAGGTHHAFTEHGEGFCLLNDIALGAYHLIDEYNFDKILVVDLDVHQGNGTAEIFSTEKRVFTFSMHGEKNYPYKKENSDLDIELKDGTDDKAYLKVLKETLPKLIQEQEPQFIFFQSGVDVLETDKLGRLGVSLQGCRERDLFVFRECKKNNIPVSVSMGGGYSPKIADIVEAHANTYRLAHEIYF, from the coding sequence ATGCTTAAAATTGCTTTTTCTCCTATCTATGCACATCCTTTGCCTGAAAAACATCGTTTTCCAATGTTAAAATATGAGTTGTTGCCAGAGCAATTAATCTATGAAGGAACAGCAACAAAAGAAAATTTCTTTGAACCAGTACCTATTTCAGAGGAGAAAATTTTGAGAGCGCATACCCTAGAGTATTGGAACAAACTCAAAACACTTTCACTTACGAAAAAAGAAGAGCGAAAAACAGGTTTTCCACTTTCAGCAAAACTCATAGAAAGAGAAATTACGATTGCAGGAGGAACAATCCAAAACACAGAATTTGCATTAAAATATGGTGTAAGTTTGAATATTGCAGGAGGAACACACCACGCTTTTACAGAACATGGAGAAGGTTTTTGTCTTTTAAATGATATTGCTTTAGGAGCATATCATTTGATTGATGAATATAATTTTGATAAAATATTAGTAGTAGATTTAGACGTTCATCAAGGAAATGGAACAGCAGAAATATTTTCAACTGAAAAGCGAGTTTTTACATTCAGTATGCACGGAGAAAAAAATTATCCTTATAAAAAAGAAAATTCAGATTTAGATATTGAGCTAAAAGATGGAACAGACGACAAGGCGTATTTAAAAGTCTTAAAGGAAACCTTACCTAAACTTATTCAAGAACAAGAACCTCAATTTATATTTTTCCAATCTGGTGTAGATGTACTTGAAACTGATAAATTAGGACGTTTGGGAGTGAGTTTGCAGGGATGTAGAGAGCGAGATTTATTTGTTTTTAGGGAATGTAAAAAAAACAATATTCCCGTTTCTGTCAGTATGGGAGGGGGATATTCGCCCAAAATTGCTGATATTGTAGAAGCACATGCCAACACATATCGTTTGGCGCACGAAATCTATTTTTAA